The following are encoded together in the Lathyrus oleraceus cultivar Zhongwan6 chromosome 3, CAAS_Psat_ZW6_1.0, whole genome shotgun sequence genome:
- the LOC127129899 gene encoding secreted RxLR effector protein 161-like, with translation MKLDFDMTDLGKMRHFLGIEVIQCEAGIFICQRRYAQEVLARFNMVSNNSIRNPIVLGTILPKVEDGTEVDATMFKQVIGSLMYLTVTRPNLMFGVSLMSRFMENQKESHWAATKRLLRYLKGTTEHRIFYKNEGIKTSLIAYSDSNYAGDLDGRRSTSALVFMIGSGVVS, from the coding sequence ATGAAGTTAGATTTTGACATGACTGACTTGGGAAAGATGAGACATTTTCTTGGAATAGAAGTGATACAATGTGAAGCTGGGATATTTATTTGTCAAAGAAGATATGCTCAAGAAGTTCTAGCAAGGTTCAACATGGTAAGCAACAACTCAATAAGGAATCCAATTGTTCTAGGAACAATTTTACCAAAAGTTGAGGATGGCACTGAAGTAGATGCTACGATGTTCAAACAAGTCATTGGAAGCCTCATGTATCTAACGGTAACTCGACCGAATTTGATGTTCGGAGTGAGTTTGATGAGCAGGTTCATGGAAAATCAAAAAGAATCACATTGGGCTGCTACAAAAAGACTCTTAAGATATCTAAAAGGAACCACAGAGCACAGAATATTCTATAAGAATGAAGGAATAAAAACAAGTCTTATAGCTTATTCTGACAGCAATTACGCGGGAGATTTAGATGGTCGAAGAAGCACTTCTGCTTTAGTGTTTATGATAGGGTCTGGAGTTGTTTCATGA